One window from the genome of Diabrotica virgifera virgifera chromosome 6, PGI_DIABVI_V3a encodes:
- the LOC126887115 gene encoding uncharacterized protein LOC126887115 → MDGVRKNNPTVDLPQPSTEIISMTTSINNCLEANCAKTNNIEIQLLDLQQVPGETDSSKTEVPCFTASIDCMPDEDNELHFTDFEDSGSEFDPKEAIADESDSTDQEQEDEQEDKQEDEQEDEQEDKQEDEQEDEPQHHTRQTSRPKKGRVAKYPGQTFKSRKKLKDGNKKHYTVKGILKEPKQYIDFQCKCTLKCNEHVLSSIREKWFQQFWGLESYNAQTAFIAATIKVQGIKRKRNIESNRRQNTRIYEINNVRVCRDMYIQTLRISPKRVNTALNKIKAGNVKDERGFKIGGHKKISQEIKNKVISQIAKFPTYISHYCRNETDARFLATDLTLNKMYNLYNEEETNDKIGFSIYKTIFYENFNLRRKPPVKDTCNICDSFNIKIKNKDLLEEQYKSEHENHLLNSKDARETMKRDLEQAKSNRKLEVVTYDMEKVLGLPKLPTNLVYYKRQLSLYHEGVHVGSTNTPYCFIWTESMAGRGAQEVGSCLKKFVDNYLAEGKEQLILWSDSCGGQNRNIKIVLMLKAVLETHRSLKTIYFKYLIPGHSFLPNDTDFGEVERSLKYQIRLYTLNEFKQVLENCSKKKKFVACEMTKDDFFGTSQIEKSITNRKTNINNEKISWLKARVIMLDKDHPQSIFMKYSHKESEEFKEINIKKITKGRPSDNNNSFFASKLFKLYPDGKELSQKKIADLKTLMSFVPNDVKHFYRDLRGANFEDDVEGFGETIDFDVETLNEC, encoded by the exons ATAAACAACTGTTTGGAAGCAAACTGTGCTAAAACAAATAATATCGAAATCCAATTATTAGATTTGCAACAAGTGCCTGGTGAAACAGACAGTTCGAAAACTGAG GTTCCTTGTTTTACCGCCTCCATTGATTGTATGCCAGACGAAGATAATGAGCTCCATTTTACCGATTTTGAAGACTCGGGTAGTGAATTTGACCCGAAAGAAGCCATAGCTGATGAGTCTGACTCTACAGACCAAGAACAAGAAGACGAACAAGAAGACAAACAAGAAGACGAACAAGAAGACGAACAAGAAGACAAACAAGAAGACGAACAAGAAGACGAACCACAACACCACACTCGTCAAACAAGTCGGCCAAAGAAAGGAAGAGTTGCAAAATATCCCGGGCAGACTTTTAaatctagaaaaaaattaaaagacgGCAACAAAAAACACTACACCGTTAAAGGAATATTGAAGGAACCAAAACAATATATCGACTTTCAGTGTAAATGTACATTAAAATGTAATGAACACGTTTTATCCTCCATAAGAGAAAAATGGTTTCAACAATTCTGGGGTCTTGAATCCTATAATGCCCAAACAGCCTTTATTGCTGCTACAATAAAAGTACAAGGCataaaaagaaagagaaacatAGAAAGCAACAGAAGACAAAACACCAGgatatatgaaataaataatgTAAGGGTATGCAGAGATATGTACATACAGACGTTGAGAATTTCTCCAAAAAGAGTAAACACTGCGTTAAACAAAATCAAGGCCGGAAATGTTAAGGACGAAAGGGGTTTTAAAATTGGTGGGCATAAGAAGATATCACAAGAAATCAAAAATAAAGTTATAAGCCAAATAGCTAAATTTCCTACATATATTTCACATTACTGTAGGAATGAAACAGATGCAAGATTTTTGGCCACAGATTTGACACTTAACAAAATGTATAACTTATATAATGAAGAAGAAACTAATGATAAGATCGGATTCTCCATATACAAGACAATTTTTTACGAAAATTTTAACCTACGGCGCAAACCCCCTGTAAAAGATACATGCAACATATGCGactcttttaatattaaaattaaaaataaggaTCTTTTAGAAGAACAATATAAATCTGAGCATGAAAATCATCTACTAAACTCAAAAGATGCACGCGAAACGATGAAACGAGATTTGGAGCAAGCAAAAAGTAATCGTAAACTTGAAGTTGTAACATACGATATGGAAAAGGTTTTGGGTTTACCGAAACTACCAACTAATTTGGTGTATTATAAACGGCAACTTTCACTTTACCATGAAGGAGTACATGTAGGATCAACCAACACACCATACTGCTTTATATGGACAGAAAGTATGGCTGGTCGTGGAGCTCAGGAAGTAGGATCCTGCTTAAAAAAATTTGTTGATAATTATTTGGCTGAAGGAAAAGAACAACTAATTTTATGGTCCGACTCGTGCGGTGGGCAAAATAGAAACATAAAAATTGTGTTAATGTTGAAAGCTGTCCTAGAAACTCACCgttctttaaaaactatttactttaaatatttgaTTCCCGGCCATAGCTTCCTTCCAAATGACACAGATTTTGGGGAAGTTGAAAGATCGCTAAAATACCAAATACGCTTGTATACGCTTAATGAATTTAAACAAGTCTTAGAGAATTGCTCTAAGAAAAAGAAGTTCGTTGCATGTGAAATGACGAAGGACGACTTCTTTGGCACTTCACAAATTGAAAAATCTATAactaacagaaaaacaaatattaacaacGAAAAAATCAGTTGGCTTAAAGCTAGAGTAATAATGTTAGATAAAGACCATCCTCAGTCCATTTTTATGAAATATTCTCACAAAGAGAGCGAagaatttaaagaaataaatataaaaaagattaCCAAAGGTAGACCTTCCGATAATAATAACAGTTTTTTTGCATCCAAACTTTTTAAACTCTATCCAGACGGGAAGGAattatcacaaaaaaaaattgctGATCTTAAAACGTTGATGTCGTTTGTACCAAATgatgtaaaacatttttatagAGATTTAAGAGGTGCGAATTTTGAAGATGACGTAGAAGGATTTGGCGAGACTATTGACTTTGATGTGGAAACGCTTAATGAATGTTGA